Proteins co-encoded in one Coregonus clupeaformis isolate EN_2021a chromosome 17, ASM2061545v1, whole genome shotgun sequence genomic window:
- the LOC121585776 gene encoding tumor necrosis factor receptor superfamily member 11B-like, producing the protein MVTRVAHCERMQPKYSSLGNISYVTQMDQRAVKHFLSRLFFMVMLVSADSSMALHAQTFKKDDPYSGRSLVCDRCPPGTYLRAPCSATRKSDCAKCPNGAYTEFWNHISKCLRCSMCAEKQVVKQECSPSNNRECECKEGYYFNKRYDACIKHKECPHGYGANTTGTPQQDTECVQCQPGFYSDVSSAKATCVAHSNCQAGGLRVVLKGQSWHNTLCTSCDDLKTRDGAEYLHEILPAFLIPLYQKMGINRMRRLVMRLPQEGGKKMLRGTVMKLSRRGLNDFMNSWDQGAGKDQVRKLPEMLRKIGARNAGDKLQRKLEYIDQQSKLCERLVEVT; encoded by the exons ATGGTAACCC GTGTAGCCCACTGTGAGAGGATGCAGCCCAAGTATAGCAGCCTGGGCAACATCAGTTACGTCACCCAGATGGACCAGAGAGCTGTGAAACACTTCCTGTCAAGG CTCTTTTTTATGGTGATGCTAGTCAGTGCTGATTCCAGTATGGCACTTCACGCCCAAACTTTCAAAAAAGATGATCCGTACTCCGGTCGTTCGTTAGTGTGTGATCGCTGTCCACCTGGAACATACCTCCGCGCGCCCTGCAGTGCCACCCGAAAGAGCGACTGTGCTAAATGTCCCAACGGGGCATACACCGAATTTTGGAACCACATCTCCAAGTGCCTGCGCTGCAGCATGTGCGCTGAGAAGCAGGTCGTCAAGCAGGAGTGTTCTCCATCCAACAACCGCGAGTGCGAGTGCAAGGAGGGTTACTACTTCAACAAGAGATACGACGCATGCATCAAACATAAAGAATGTCCCCACGGGTATGGAGCGAATACTACAG GTACACCACAACAAGATACAGAATGTGTGCAGTGTCAGCCCGGATTCTATTCTGATGTTTCCTCTGCAAAAGCAACCTGTGTTGCCCACTCAAACTGCCAAGCTGGTGGACTGCGCGTGGTGCTTAAAGGCCAGAGCTGGCACAATACACTGTGCACCTCATGCGATGACCTCAAAACTCGTG aTGGAGCTGAATATCTGCATGAAATCCTTCCTGCGTTCTTAATTCCACTTTACCAGAAAATGGGCATCAATAGAATGCGTCGGTTAGTAATGAGGCTGCCACAAGAGGGAGGCAAGAAAATGCTCAGAGGAACAGTCATGAAGCTTTCTAGGAGGGGTCTTAACGACTTTATGAACAGTTGGGACCAAGGTGCAGGGAAAGACCAAGTTAGGAAACTTCCGGAGATGTTGAGGAAGATAGGGGCACGCAATGCAGGAGACAAACTACAGCGTAAACTGGAATATATAGACCAACAATCCAAACTCTGTGAGCGGTT